The genomic segment TAAAGAGACAAATGGAGACAGACGAGGTACCTCTGCTCGACACAGCTCCTGTAGTCCCTGCAGGACGAGAGCAGCCGGGGATGCCAGGTCTGGTCTGTTGCACTGTTTTAAAGTGAGTGAAATGGCAGCCACCATGTCCCCTGCATGCTGGTAAGGCCTGGTTAACACACACATCAGCGTGGACAAAGTGGAAAATGTGTTTCTTCTCATTTTGTTACCATTTTTATCAAAGAAAAAGAGCATTAAAAGGGCCAGGACATGTTTAAGTaagtaaatgcaaacacagcttCTTATCATTGCAAACTCTTATGGCTGCAAATGTTTTACAATAAAAGCAAACGTAAGCATTTGTGAAAACAACGAAACAGCTCAATGATTTGCTAAATTTGTACTGTAGCATCCATCCAGAGGGTTTCCCAGGTTTTCACTAATGCTGGCTAAAAAAGCTGCATGCACATGTTAGCAGGTGTAACAGgacctttattttgatagtctggCAGAGACAGGAAGTTAGCTGCCTCTCAGTCTCTCTGTTTGAACTGATCTTTGtaatagtgatgggatttccggctctttttagagaaccggctctttcggctccgaaccggctcttcaggttgttttgttgctttaattaatttattattacaataatataaaattatggacaaaaggaattactaatgtaaaaaaaagtggttttatttatatatgtttatatataaatatatacagtggcccctagagacaaaacacgtacaaactctaaaacacatttctagcgttaactgaacttccaaaacagagctacctagatcacctaaattacacaattgaaagcatatgtgtattgtttgtgtatttatacacaagcactcatatatattcaaataattaaaaaaaaaaaaaaaaaagttcatttacctcttactaccacacaccggtcgttgatacttgctggcttgtgtagcctctaggtaacaaaagctcaacactgcgcctagcattctggagcacttctgttgtcttttgtatatgttttggagtttttatgtgcttctgaggctatgtccacacgtacacgggtatttttgaaaacagagattttccgttttccttttaaaaaaataatcccgtccacacgtaaatgcagaaatgaaggaaaacgctgctaggagcatgccaaagcaacaggtgccgatatattcctaaacgtgtagaaatgttggccaatcagaagtctagaagcctcagtgggaaatagtaaacaaagatggggcgtagaagcagaaccgagtcgtatgtgtggagggacagtaactgtgtgtgtatatgtaagcatttaaacactgcagagagtacattcaacagtaacagtattgtaaaaattcatttcaccgaaacaaaacgtggcgcacagtgtgacatcaaaaaaggcgcacatctttgacgctgggttttctccattttcctcatccacgcgtaaatgcaaaaacggagttttcgaaaatatccaccctgacaggcatttttagaaatctccgttttcagtgaccgaaaacgatgtttacgtgtggactaaaggtgcaaacgcatagaaaaatctccgctttcaaaaatacccgggtacgtgtggacgtagcctgagttatgtgttttggagtttttacgtgcttctgagtttttacgtgttttgaagtttgtacgtgctgctttgtctctaggggccaccgtaaatatacttttatttagtcatgccacataaaatgtaataaataaatcaaataatacaaaaaccaactagtcactgttcaacttttaacgtaaaaatttttaaattttcagcttttccttttaaacaaatttaaaatgaaacaacacaaaacactgcaaaccacaacacaaataaatataaattaagatatgaaaacaaaaagaagatgcacattctctgtcatattggcctgcatgaataaactttctgaatcctttatcatctgcaacttaaaatagttgtggatgattactatacctttctaatgtgacgttgttgtccctggctctctttctctctctctccctcccgctctgttcgagtttaactaccgcccctcccccctctgctcagcgcaaagcacaaggctcgcgtgcggagtgaagccgAAAAAAAgtgggtgagagaaagaaaaaaaaacccacggctcgcgataaggagccggctggcgtcgttcacgtcaaagacctggctctaagagccatatcgttcgcgaacgacccaTCACTACTTTGTAAGACTTTGATCATTCTGGATTCAGTCACGTGTAGCTGCTCTGGACATTTGTTCGTAAATATTTAAAACTGGACTCCTGCTGATTTTTGGAGAAACAGGGACTCAGTTGAGCGTCGAGCTGAGGCTTCATCACTGCAAAGCTACAAAGTGCATTCATTTATCTTAACAAGTCCGTCAGATGTGATGtgactgaaaaaacaaatatttctatttttctgAACTTTTATCAGCTTGTTGAGCAGAAACATCTATGAAGAGTCCAGTCAGTGATTGTTACTCATTAGAAGGGAAGATGAATAATCCTGGTGTTGGAAGCTCACACTGTCTGCACTGTGCATGCAAAGTCCACTGAATGAATGAACCAGTGAATGTATGAAGTGCCCACTGTTTCTGTAAGTATGGGAGGACCCACCTCTCTCTGCAGATGTCCCTGACACAGGCGGCCCTGGCCAGGATCTGCTCCCACTGGGCGTCCCTCCCCAGCACCGCCCTGCTGTCCTGCTGGCTCATTAGACGCTGCAGCTCTGGGTAGACCCGGTCCTTACAGACATGACCAAAGCAGCAcacaatcacagacaaacagaagcTTTGAACACATGAATATGACATTTATAGTAATGCGTTATTATTGCAAACCTGTTTCTTCCACAGAGCGGTCATGAGGCGCAGTCCCACTGCTCTCAGCTTGGGGGAGCCGGCCAGCATGTGCAGACTGTGCAGCACGATCGGGAAGCAAAGCTGGAATATTACAGCACATATGATCAGAGCCAAGTTTACAAGAGAAACACACGGTTACAGCTGAAGAAGGCAGATGTTAGACGATGGAGAGTCCAGCTCACTGACAGAGTGCTTTATACTACAGAGCACTGCATCTATCCCACACAGAGGCTGCTGTGGTGGAGTCCAATCCCAGCTCCTACAAACTGGGTACAAGAAACACTGTCCGTGTTCACAAAGAGAAAACTGTGTGGAAGACGTGGGAATTTCTCTTTGTTCCTTTGTCAAAGTGCTAAACATGGAGAGGGGAGCATTTCAGTTATTCACTGTTATTGGTGGATTGTGCTCACAGGCTGGTATTTGGGACACGCGGGTCACTGGTTTTTAAACTCTAGAAGCCTCCTGGATGAAGAAAAGCTCCTCAGACtacatgacctggatgacccACACAGATAAAAGCTCATCTGTGTGTATGATGGACTAAAACCCACTGTGAGCGCTcagatcaatcaatcaatcaatctttatttataaagcacttttcatacaaactgtagcacaaagtgctttacatggttaaaagcagcccaccccaccccaccccaccctcctactcattccccgcactgtcattaacagaagcggtcgtgatacacacatccccccccccccacacacacacacacacacctaaagagtaaaattgggctgggtacgcattagccaagtgatgaaacactatcacagggagctgtctgcaccgggagccggtcacagactGCAGcttccaggctgggcacacagcaggagggaggcaaagaagccccccagccaggctcagaggacccacagggccccagcagccacggtcgatcacagccccggtgcagagagccccctccgaggaaaacactggagatatgacctaataagaatataaacaggataaaaagataaaataaataagagtgggatataatataaatataagtataaacagagtaagaaaaaaaaaaaatgaataagaatacaatcaataggtattaggtaaaactaaatgaataatataaatagaataacaggatagaataaataagcattaaataaataagcgttagttaaaagctaaattaaaaaggtgggtcttgagcctgtttttaaaaacatgaacgttctctgcggccctgagctcctccggcaggctgttccacagtcgaggaccataccactgaaaagctgcctctccgtgagttgtgtgtcctgactttagggacaatcaaaaggccagtaccagaggacctcagggtccgcgagggttcgtatggtaaaagcagatctgaaagataagaaggcccaagaccattaagaccaatgttccctctaatttttcatgtgtctgagcgaacacacaaactctctgAGCGaccccttggaccactgtgagcgacatcatacgtgtgcactgtggtcacgccagcatcaaatccatccaagttacatggtttattaaaataattaaattacagcatttacatttatgttagactacttttaattaactgctttagcccacttataaatgaaaatttaaaaaaccttgttcatgacctgtgtagtatgttaacactattggaagtatgaataacttgaactccaattttgaagacacaactttctttctttt from the Pelmatolapia mariae isolate MD_Pm_ZW linkage group LG20, Pm_UMD_F_2, whole genome shotgun sequence genome contains:
- the LOC134619416 gene encoding focadhesin-like: MLAGSPKLRAVGLRLMTALWKKQDRVYPELQRLMSQQDSRAVLGRDAQWEQILARAACVRDICRERPYQHAGDMVAAISLTLKQCNRPDLASPAALVLQGLQELCRAEVVDIISAWRTVWPELSCHSQPGVVQAIAELLALVRQLTVKSEQYEVRRNVHVPLC